The genomic region TTTTACACACTTCCAGCCAGCTCAACTCACTACAGTGGGCAAACGTTGTACACTTTGGTTACAAGACTTCTTGATTGACTTAGAGGAGCTTCGTCATAGAATTGACACACTTCCTTTCCGTGGTGTGAAAGGTACTACTGGAACACAGGCAAGTTTCTTAGAATTGTTTGAAGGCGATCACGAAAAAGTAAAAACACTCAATGTTCGTGTGGCAGAATTGATGAATTTCGAAAAAGTTATTCCTGTCTCAGGTCAAACTTATACCCGTAAGATTGATTACCTTGTTCTTAGTCAATTATCGGCCATTGCTCAATCTACGGCTAAAATGGCGGGTGATATCCGTTTGCTTTCCAATTTGCAAGAAATTGAAGAGCCGTTTGAATCAAAGCAGATTGGTTCAAGTGCAATGCCCTATAAGCGCAATCCTATGCGTTCTGAGCGTATCTGTTCCATCGCTCGTTATGTTATGAGTTTGACAGAAAATGGTGCACATACTCACGCGAATCAGTGGTTTGAGAGAACTTTGGATGATTCTGCTAATCGTCGTCTATCGCTTCCAGAAGCCTTTTTAGGTGTGGATGTAATTTTGACCTTAGCGACAAATGTTATTGATGGTATGGCAGTGTGGCCACACGTGATCAATAAAAGAGTGATGACCTACTTACCGTTTATGGCAACAGAGAATATTATTATGGTTTGTGTTAAAGCTGGTGGTGATCGCCAAGATTTACATGAAGCCGTAAGAATTCATTCTGTAGCGGCTGCACAAGTGATGAAAGAGGGTGGTGAAAATGACTTGTTAGAGCGTATTGCGGGCGATGATATTTTCGCGGCAGTGAAAGATAAGTTAGATACATTAACAAACCCATCTGATTACATTGGTCGTGCATCACATCAAGTTGATGAGTTTATTGACGACGTAGTCATTGCTGAAGTCGGCGAAGTCGAAGAAGTTAAGATGGATGACATCATTAACTAAATTTTTATTCAGCTGATTTGCGCCGAGCGCAAATCAGCTGTGGAGTTCTTTTGTTAAGCTTAGTTTTACTCTCTTTATTAGTTGTCTGTTTATCGGCCTTGTCATCAATGTCTGAAGCTGCTTTTTTGTCAGTTTCTGATGTAGAAGTTGAAAAGAGTCAGATAGATACTTTAAATAAGAAGGCGGCGTCAGCGCTGAAATCCCTTCACGAGAAT from Lentisphaera profundi harbors:
- the purB gene encoding adenylosuccinate lyase, which encodes MSKDRYENPLVARYASKEMSFIWSPQKKFSTWRKLWLALAKGEQELDMPITDEQLKDMEDNLENIDFDLAAKYERELRHDVMAHVHAWGDQIPSAKPIIHLGATSCYVGDNTDLIQIRESLELVEKKVVKLINVLAKQAKKYKDLPTLGFTHFQPAQLTTVGKRCTLWLQDFLIDLEELRHRIDTLPFRGVKGTTGTQASFLELFEGDHEKVKTLNVRVAELMNFEKVIPVSGQTYTRKIDYLVLSQLSAIAQSTAKMAGDIRLLSNLQEIEEPFESKQIGSSAMPYKRNPMRSERICSIARYVMSLTENGAHTHANQWFERTLDDSANRRLSLPEAFLGVDVILTLATNVIDGMAVWPHVINKRVMTYLPFMATENIIMVCVKAGGDRQDLHEAVRIHSVAAAQVMKEGGENDLLERIAGDDIFAAVKDKLDTLTNPSDYIGRASHQVDEFIDDVVIAEVGEVEEVKMDDIIN